Part of the Aquabacterium sp. NJ1 genome, CCCGCGAATCCTGCCCGAAACCCTTGGCAAACTTCGCCGAACGGATGATGGCCTGCCCCGTCAGGATGAGCACCGGGAAACGCGCGACGCCCCCTTTGGTGCCGATGCCCCTGTACAGTTCCAGCGGCTTGTACACCATGGCCGGCGCCATGATCACATCCACCAGACCATTGTTGAACATCGTCGAGAAATTGCTGATGTCGGCGGCAACCGGCTTGGCGCCCACGCGCTGAATGAGTTGCGCCTCGGCCTTGTCGTAGTCCATGGCGGCCACGCGCTTGCCGGCGGCCTTCTCCAGGGTGTCGATGTTGCGGTCATTCACGAAGGGGTACACCGCCCCCAGCGGGGCGATGCCGGCCAGCTCGTACGGCCCCGCCACGATGAAGTCCGTGGCCTTGGGCGAACTGATCACGTTGACGAACTGGTGCACCACCTCGTAGGACGCCTTCAGGTCCACCTTGCCATTGCGAACAATGGTGGAGGCGCCCACCGAATCCAGCGCGGCAGAAAACGGCACATAAGGGCGTGTGCGCAAACCGGTGGCCATCACGCCATCACATTGGCCGGTGCGGAAGTCCTCCACCGCCACCCGCTCGTCCACATAGGTCTTGAGCTGGACGACATGCCCCTTCTTCAGCATCGCCAGGGCGTAATCCTGCATGGCGCGGTGCGTCTCGCCGGTGCCGATCGGGTCGAAGACGCAGAACTGGGCGCCATTGCCCTCCGGTTTGGCGTCCGCCTTGGCGCTGGTGGCAGCCTGGGCGCCCCCCACGCAGCTCGCCAGGAAAGCGGCAGCCAGCAACTTGGATGAAAACTTCATGTGTTTGAGTCGCAAAAAAACGAGGATCTTCGGGATCTGCGGCCGCAGGTTACCCGTCATCAGGACAGCCACAGCTTGAGGAAACCCCGCCCCGTGTTCGCCCAAAACCCCCTATCTGGCGCCTCATCGCCCCTCACATATGGGGCAGGCCCGAGGGAACCCTGATATTCCGCCCTTGGCCCTTTGTTAATCTGACGGTGCCGTACATCAAATCGATTCACGTATGACGTGCAGCATTACATTCACACATCTGGAAGAGATCGAGGAACACTCATGAAATTCACCAAGCACCTGGTTACCGCCGCCGTCCTGGCGGCCCTGGGCACAGCCGCCCAAGCCCAGAACATCCTGACCGTGGTCAACGGCGGCGCGACCTTCACCGGTTCTGGCGCCCTGACCTTCAGCGCCGACCTGCTGGGCGCGCTGGATACCGGCAAGATCGCAGCCACCGGCTACGGCGCAGCCACCCCGACCATCCTCAAGGATACGGACGGCTTTTACACCAGCATCCAGGTGTCGGCCCCGATGGCCACCCTGTCGCTGGACACCGATACGCTGGAAGTCGTCGGCGTGGGCACCAAGGGTGGCCTGACCCTGACCGCTCCCGTGGTCAAGAGCGTGTCGAGCGGCGGTTCGCTGACCGTGACCGACATCAAGGCTGACCTGACCAACAAGACCATTTTCGCCACCATCATTGGCGCCAATGGCGTGGGCACGGTCAACAACTTTGCGCTGTGGAACTTCAGCACCATCACCGGCACCACCGCCTACGCTGGCCCTGGCACCTACATCAACGACATCAGCGGCCTGAGCCTGACGGCAGATGGCTTCACTAAGTTCTCGCAAGCCCTGGGCCTGCTGAGCCTGGGTAAGGCGGCCATGAACGGCATCACCGACTACGGCACCATTCATTCCGTGCTCAACACCACGCTGGATCTGGGCCCCACCACGCCGGCTATTCCAGAGCCCTCGACCTATGCACTGATGGGCCTGGGTCTGGTTGGCGTGGCTTTCGCCGCACGCCGCAAGTCGGCCTGATTGCCGCTGCCCGCTTGACTCCACTGACGGGTGGCTGACAAGGCCACCCTGATTCTTCAAAACACACGACTGGGAAACCGGTTCGTGTGTTTTTTTATGGGAGAGGCATGCGCCAATGAAAAAGGGCCCTTCGTGTGAAGGGCCCTTTCAAAATTTGGAGCGGGATAAGAGGCTCGAACTCTCGACCTATACCTTGGCAAGGTATCGCTCTACCAACTGAGCTAATCCCGCATGTGCTGTCTTTCGACGGCGTCTTCGCTTTTGCAGATGCTCTAGAGTTGCCCCTTGCTTTGCTGCGTTGATCACCGTTTGGCGCAGTGATCAGCGAAGACCTGAACTATACATCATTTTTGACGTTTCGATCAAGCCGTCGCATTTTTTCAACCGATCAGTGCTTCATCACATCGCTGCTGCCCGCAGCCGCAGGGGCCGCAGCCGCTTCCGGCTTGGCTTCCACCTTGGCCTCTTCTTCAGGCAGTGGCGTGGGCTGGCGCTCCAGTGCCACTTCCAGCACCTTGTCGATCCACTTCACAGGCACGATCTCGATCTGGCTCTTCACGTTCTCGGGGATCTCAGCCAGGTCCTTCACGTTCTCTTCAGGGATCAGCACGGTCTTGATGCCACCGCGGTGAGCAGCCAGAAGCTTCTCCTTCAAGCCGCCAATCGCCGTGACTTCACCACGCAGGGTGATTTCACCCGTCATGGCCACGTCAGCACGCACCGGGATACCCGTCAGTGCCGACACGAAAGCCGTGGTCATGGCCGCACCAGCAGACGGGCCGTCCTTCGGCGTGGCGCCATCCGGCACGTGAATGTGGATGTCGCGCTTCTCGAACAGATCGTCGGTGATGCCCAGCCGGCGGGCGCGTGAACGCACCACCGAACGAGCGGCCTCGACGGACTCCTTCATCACATCGCCCAACTGGCCGGTGCGGATGATGTTGCCCTTGCCGGGCATGATCGCGGCTTCGATGGTCAGCAGATCGCCGCCCACTTCCGTCCACGCCAGGCCCACGACCTGACCGACCTGGTTGTCCTTCGTGGCTTCGCCGTAGCTGTACTTGCGCACGCCCAGGAAGTCATTGAGGTTCTCGTCGGTCACGACCACCTTCTCGGTGTACTGCTTGAGCGCAAAGCCCTTGATCACCTTGCGGCAGATCTTGGAGACCTCGCGTTCCAGCGAACGCACACCGGCTTCACGGGTGTAGTAGCGGATGATGCCGCGGATGGCGCTTTCAGCGACTTCCAACTCACCGTCCTTCACACCGTTGTTCTTGATCTGCTTGGGCAGCAAGTACGTTTGAACGATGTGCACCTTCTCGTCTTCGGTGTAGCCGGCCAGGCGGATCACTTCCATCCGGTCCAGCAAGGCTGGCGGGATGTTCAGCGAGTTCGAGGTCGCCACGAACATCACATCCGACAAGTCGAAATCAACCTCGATGTAATGGTCACCGAAGGTGTGGTTCTGCTCGGGGTCCAGCACCTCCAGCAGCGCCGATGAAGGATCGCCACGGAAGTCCATGCCCAACTTGTCGATCTCGTCGAGCAGGAACAGCGGGTTGCGCACACCGACCTTGCCCAGGCTCTGCAGCACCTTGCCCGGCATAGAGCCGATGTAGGTGCGGCGGTGGCCACGGATCTCGGCTTCGTCACGCACGCCGCCCAGGGCCATGCGCACGAACTTGCGGCCGGTCGCACGGGCGATCGACTGACCCAGCGAGGTCTTGCCGACACCGGGAGGGCCAACCAGGCACAGGATGGGCGCCTTGACCTTGTCCACGCGTTGCTGCACAGCAAGATACTCAAGGATGCGTTCCTTGACCTTGTCGAGGCCATAGTGCTCTTCGTTCAGCACCGACTCGGCGA contains:
- the lon gene encoding endopeptidase La; protein product: MSGHPILPSEPITLPLLPLRDVVVFPHMVIPLFVGRPKSIKALEAAMEAGRQIMLVAQKAAGKDEPKAEDMFDIGCVSSILQMLKLPDGTVKVLVEGVQRANTSAIHDENEYFTADVVPVQPEGNITPEVEALRRAVTQQFDQYVKLNKKIPPEILTSISGIDDAGRLADTIAAHLPLKLEAKQAVLDLFSVSGRLEKLLEQLEHEVDILQVEKRIRGRVKRQMEKSQREYYLNEQVKAIQKELGEGEEGADLEEIAKKIEAARMPKEARKKVEAEFKKLKLMSPMSAEATVVRNYIDTLVGLPWSKKSKVKHDLALAESVLNEEHYGLDKVKERILEYLAVQQRVDKVKAPILCLVGPPGVGKTSLGQSIARATGRKFVRMALGGVRDEAEIRGHRRTYIGSMPGKVLQSLGKVGVRNPLFLLDEIDKLGMDFRGDPSSALLEVLDPEQNHTFGDHYIEVDFDLSDVMFVATSNSLNIPPALLDRMEVIRLAGYTEDEKVHIVQTYLLPKQIKNNGVKDGELEVAESAIRGIIRYYTREAGVRSLEREVSKICRKVIKGFALKQYTEKVVVTDENLNDFLGVRKYSYGEATKDNQVGQVVGLAWTEVGGDLLTIEAAIMPGKGNIIRTGQLGDVMKESVEAARSVVRSRARRLGITDDLFEKRDIHIHVPDGATPKDGPSAGAAMTTAFVSALTGIPVRADVAMTGEITLRGEVTAIGGLKEKLLAAHRGGIKTVLIPEENVKDLAEIPENVKSQIEIVPVKWIDKVLEVALERQPTPLPEEEAKVEAKPEAAAAPAAAGSSDVMKH
- a CDS encoding PEP-CTERM sorting domain-containing protein; its protein translation is MKFTKHLVTAAVLAALGTAAQAQNILTVVNGGATFTGSGALTFSADLLGALDTGKIAATGYGAATPTILKDTDGFYTSIQVSAPMATLSLDTDTLEVVGVGTKGGLTLTAPVVKSVSSGGSLTVTDIKADLTNKTIFATIIGANGVGTVNNFALWNFSTITGTTAYAGPGTYINDISGLSLTADGFTKFSQALGLLSLGKAAMNGITDYGTIHSVLNTTLDLGPTTPAIPEPSTYALMGLGLVGVAFAARRKSA
- a CDS encoding putative solute-binding protein produces the protein MKFSSKLLAAAFLASCVGGAQAATSAKADAKPEGNGAQFCVFDPIGTGETHRAMQDYALAMLKKGHVVQLKTYVDERVAVEDFRTGQCDGVMATGLRTRPYVPFSAALDSVGASTIVRNGKVDLKASYEVVHQFVNVISSPKATDFIVAGPYELAGIAPLGAVYPFVNDRNIDTLEKAAGKRVAAMDYDKAEAQLIQRVGAKPVAADISNFSTMFNNGLVDVIMAPAMVYKPLELYRGIGTKGGVARFPVLILTGQAIIRSAKFAKGFGQDSRDYFASQFDTAMGIVAKGDREIPEKLWIDSTPRDNERYVLLMRQGRVLMAEKGFYDKKGLKLIKKIRCSIHPQASECTELTENW